The nucleotide window CTTCAGGAAGGGAACCCATTCTCTTGATTTTCCTTTTGGGGCTAATTAAGCAAGTTCCAAGTTTTACacctctttgtctttctcaccAGCCTGCTCTGGGCTTCCGCCCTGAGCCTTCTACCTCTTCTAGCATTTTGGGGTCACCAAGCATGGGTGTCTTACCTTGAGGGAAAGTAGAGTCTGCAGTCCCAGGCAAAATTCAGGGCTGTCCACATCTGCAGGAACCATTGGAAAATTAGGTTGCATTCATGACCACTGATGACCTCCCCTGAGCACtcatccctttccttcccagtccaCCCCCAGCATTGAGAACAGCAGGGTGGGTAATAATCTGAGCATCTTGGGATTGTGTGCTGACAAGGGCTGCAAACCTCTACCTCTGTCCTGCTCAGAAGAGGTGAGAGGCTGGAGGGCTTACCTACTACCTTGGCTGAGCATGCCACAGTCCCCTGTCCCAGCTCTAGCTCCAACTCTTCCACCTGACTTGGTGGCCCAGGTGCCAGGTCCCCACCTGGGGCTTTTGGGACCTTCCTATGGTTAGAAAGCAAGGGTTATAGCCACCACAGTCCCCAATCCCAGCCCCCCACAGTTAAAAAGCCAATTCTGATCATGTTCTCTCTCAGTCCCTGAGCCAGGGGAGATATAACCCCTTCCTGCTAGGGCTGCCtgaccaaccccccccccccccccgccacacacacacacttttaaaacatAATATGTACTAAGATAGAGTTTGTATGTCATCAAGTTCACACTTGGTTGTAGGTTCTGTTTGGCTTGGTGGGGGAAGGCTGTTTTTTTAAACAGTCTTGTAGAGGTTGGGCTGACTCAGACAGCTTatgtaaccaaggctggccttgggtTCCTAGCTCTCCATCACCCCCAGATGTTACAGGCTTGAGCCACccatgtgggatttccctctgtatgctgtgattaccattaatgaatgtagaaaactgctttggatctatagcagggCACAACTTAGCTAGACAAAGGGGtggggggaaaactaaactgaatgctgggaggaaaaaggccgagtcagagagaagctTTGTAGCCCCActgaagacagacaccagaactttagctggtaagctacagccacatggcgatacacagattactagaaatgggttaaattaagggttagccaataagaagctagagctaatgggccaagcagtgttttaactaatatagtttctgtgtgactatttcggggctgagcagccaaaaaccaacaagcagccccttaCAAAAAGCCACCAGGCCCAGCAAAATTCACTCCATAAAAGTGCAATTCAGAGCTAggcataatggcacacacctttaatcccagcacttgggaggtaagaCATAGtaagtaagaccttgtctcaaaaataataataataagtgcaATTCAATGCTATTCAGTAGTCTGTCAGTGCAACCATCTTCACTAGAGCCTTTGAAGATATTGCATCACCCCAAAAGAAACCCTATCCTGAGCCCAAGTGTGGCCTGTAGTCTCAGCACAAACCCACAcgcaagaggctgaggcagaaggttgTTGAATTTGAGGCCggtctgggctatatagtgagaccctgtatcacaaaacaaaaagtgggGGAAAGATTGCGGCCGCCGTCTGCTGGTTTAGACCACTCTTACCCCAGGCGCCTGAGGCATCCAGCAGATATCTGGTTGTGCTGCATCCCTGTGTCCACAGCCACTCGAAGCATCTGGTCCTGGCACTAGAAATCAGAGTGACGGATTGGTGAGTCCCCCAGGAGGGATTAGGTTTGAACCCTCGACTTTCTGGGTCCTTTGATCCTTCCCTTTTAAAGATGGGTGGAAGGAATGAACAAGTTTCCAAAAGGGAAACTCTCCCGAAAGGGAATCAAAGGAACTGGATTCCACACGGTGAGATCACTGAGTTGAGAAAGATCTGGGCCAGAATGGAAATCTTATTTGTTTAGAGGAATCCATGGGAGGTTGAGGGACCTTCTCCTAGTCAAAGGGCTGCAGGTCAGGAAGAGGCTAAGAAGACAAAGTTCTGCACACTCTCAGATTTGGGTCACCAAGAATGGAAAGGAGAAGACAAGCTCACTGCCTTGGGATCCTGACAGGCATCAGGGTGAACACGTGGATATATACGCATGAGGCAATAGTTTTCTTGTtccaaacatttattgagcatctactaCGTAAGATGTATGGCTAGTAGATACTTTAGTGAGTGCCGTCCTCAGCAGTGTCAAAGAGATAAAATATGGCTCCACATTGTAAGGTCTATAAAAGGATCATGAATTGAGTGCCCCAGAGCTTGGGGAGGACAGGGAGCTGATTCCTGTTGGTCAGAGAAAAGCTTTCTATGAGGAGGCAGCTTCTGAGTTGGgccttaaaaaataagaatgtggACAAGGGATGGTTGGAGATTAGGAAGTAAGATTTCTGGGCAGAGAGACAGTGGACACTTATTAGAATGTTCCACTAGCAGGAGctttggggctgcagagatggttcagtagttaggAGTATGTgccactctttcagaggacctgagttcaatccctagattgggcagctcacaactccctgcaactccagctccagagatccaccagcctctctggccactgcgcacacacacacacacacacacatgacatcacaaacacataaattttaaaaagttttttttgcACTTTGGAACATGAgccttttgttttttggggtttttttttttggttttttttattttattttattttatttttttttttttttttttttttggtttttcaagacagggtttctctgtggttttggagcctgtcctggaactagctcttgtagaccaggctggtctcgaactcacagagatccgcctacctctgcctcccgagtgctgggattaaaggcgtgcgccaccaccgcccggctttttatttttttttaacatgagcCTTTTGTACTCGTGCACACATTTCCAAAGTGTATGATACAGTAAAGGAGACTCGCATATGTAAATAAACTTCGATAAAAGCATGGGAGCATAGTACTGCTGATGGATGGCCTTATTCAGCGAAGACAGGCCAGacagggaagcagatgcagggacagagaaggagaaaaatgactttGCTCCTTTTGGCTGCTGAGGTAGAGAGAGCAGGCGCAGCAAGCAAGGGAAAGGACCCCAGGAAGCCTCTTACCTTGCAGTTGACAAGAAGAGCTGGCCTCTGTGTCTCACTGGTCCTGCCGCTGTCGTGGCTGGGGATCTGTGCCTGCACCAGGGGAGACTCCCCCTGAAGCCGCCTCTGGTTTCCCTCCACCAGGCGTCTTTGAAGCACACTGTGTGGCTGCTGGCTCCATCACAAAATAGTGAAAGCAGATCTAAGCCCAGGATCCAGGCTGCGTGCTTCCCCACCTCTATGCCTTGCAAACCACAAGATGCTTGCTCTACCCCAGACCTGAGGAGCAGTAAGAGAGTTgctgagggatggctcagtagggaagagcactggctgcttttctaaaggacctgggtttgatttctagcacctaCACAGAGGCTCATAACTAATTCCAATATGGTGCAAGTCTTGTATTGACAGAACaggtcatcccagcacttgggatatgatggaaagaaaatcagaagttcaaggtcatcctatgtggaaagtctgaggccagcaggGCTCAAATGActcaaatgtaattttttttttaagatataagcAGAGTGTTCAGGGAAGAATAATAAACCATCATTCTTGACCTCTCATCTCCAGCCATCCTCATCCATCCTATCACTGCCTGTATTCTGCcagctcagcttcctttctttgaAGGGATATCTGATGTATCCAGACTCCCACAATCTTCTTGGGCCACTGGAACCTCTGTccactcacaaaaaaaaaaaaaaaaaaaaaccaaaaacctgctTCCAAGACTTGTCTTTCTACACTAACTTAGCTAAAGCCCTGCTGCTCACAGTCCTGAAGTCAACATATATAGAATTttaagatgcacacacacatacatacatacatacatatagggggagggagggagatggatagaattagatgatagatagatagatagatagatagatagatagatagatagatagatgcagaTGTAGCTATAGATagatataatctttttttttttttttggtttggtttttcgagacagggtttctctgtgattttggagcctgtcctggaactagctcttgtagaccaggctggtctcgaactcacagagatccgcctgcctctgcctcccaagtgctgggattaaaggtgtgcgccaccaccgcccagcttagatAGATATAATCTTATGTGCACGAGTGTTTAGCCTATATGAATGAATGTGTATCATACGCATGCCTGTGCCCATGAAatccaaaagagggcatcagatatgctggatctggagttacagattattgtgaactgctatgtgtgtgctagaaataaaacccatgtcctctggaaaagtgCTCTTGACTTCTGAGCCACTTCTTAGCCCTAACCAACAgctttaatgacattttaaagcCTATCTATATGCAGAGCCTCAGACCTCCTGAATCAagaattttgttcttgttttgtttttggcgtGAGGGTTTAAACCCAGGAACTTGCTCCTTCAgggcaaatgctctgccacttAGCTGTTCTCCTAAGCccctgagtcttttttttaatatttatttatttattatgtatataatattctgtctgtatgtatgcctgctggccagaagagggcaccagacctcattacagatggctgtgagccactatgtggctgctcagaattgaactcaggacctttggaagagcaggcaatgctcttaacctctgagccatctttccagctccccgagtctttgttttgtttgttttatgatgaGATCTtacctgtagccctggctgctttggaactagctctatagactaagctggccttgaactcacagagctccacctgcctcagcctctgcctcccaagatctAAGATTAATGATGTAAGCCATCAAACCCACACCCTGTTTTCCAGCTCTAGTGACAACACTCCTCTTGCCTGGCTAGCCTGTTTCACCCCAGGCTCCGCTCCTGCTCACCTCTCTGCAGAAACCCCTCCTCCCAGTTCTCATGGGTCAGGCTGAGTGCATGGCTCTGTACACTTTATTGAGGATTTCGGCCTTGCTTCTCATTCTGACTCCATCTGCAGGACTGGCCTCTGGATTATCCTGTCCTCCCTCTTCTCAGAGTTCATTTGGTCATGATTCCCACAGATGTTATTTTTGGATTTCACTCCCACCACAGCCTGGAAAGGCCTTCAAGTTAGATCTATCTTGCTCATCTTTCTGTCCCAGGACCTAGTTCAGCATATAAATACCTCCTTGGCTTGGGGATTTGGGGTGGCTCATTCATAGAAAACGTGTCTAGCATGCTTAAGAAACCATACCCAGTACtacaaataaaggaaaaggaaaaagacacaaaataaaatggttGGTTTTAGTCTGGTGTGGTAGCACACCGCTAcagtcacagcactcaggagacagaggcagggggatcaccaCAAAGATGCGGTCAGCTACTTAGTTCATGTCAGCCTGGTCTCTATAGTGAAACCtagctcaaaaataaaatacaattctgttttttataaactcaaaaaaaaatgttgtaagccagcctgggatacatagcacAATCAGGctagcagggctacatagtgagactgaaaaaaattttaaaaagtttcctgGAGAATGGCTGTAGTCTTCCaggctccacacactcctccacctgACCCTGGGGGCCTGGGATTGTTTTTCTACCCTTGGCCCCATGAGACCCTGGCAGCGAGTTGCTAGCTCTGAGAACGTGCAGCCAGCTCAGAGCCCGAGCAGTTCCCATGCCCTTCTCTCTGCTGCGACTCCATGCTCCTCAGGGTTGGAAAGGGTGTGCCAGAGCTATCCAAGCAGGGAGACAGGGCTCCCAGACTGTTGCTTCCTCATTCCTGAAGTCACAGGAGCTACCTACTATGGATCTGCGCAGGTGCTAAGGCAAAAGGGAAAGGTGAGGAGCCCTGACATCAAAGGCTCGGCAGCTACTCTGAGGTGCCAGTGTCCACAGGGCAACTTCTGGACAAGACATTGGTAGGGATATACAGAGAAGCCTGAGGCCCAAACCCCTGGATGCCAAAGAACctgctttcttcccctccctgttTCTTAGCTGTCTCCTGTGTTCTTTGGGGGTGCTGGGATGAGAAAACCCAGGTGAGGAGCAGAACAGAAAGGTAAAGTCAGGCCAAGCAAAGCAACAGAGCGCTGAGTTTGTCCCCAGGGAGAAGTGGCTCCCACAGAATGGAATTCTGTATTCTCTGGGCCCTCCACAATTCATGCCAACTCAAACGCTAAATGTAATCAAAGCTAGAGGAGTCCCGATGTCATTTCCCACGGGTTTCTATTAGCCAGGCACTGTCCCCGTGCTAAGGATGTAGCAGCCCAAGTGACTCCTTACCAGACTGATGCTCACAACCTTACCCCTTTATAATAGATGAGGGAACCAAGGCACTGACTCATAACTTTCTGATTTACAGTCAGAATTTGGTCCCGAACAAGGTGGCTCCAAAGCCCGTGTTCTTAACCGTTATATCTCTGGTGACAAAGACTGCATGCAGCTGATCCTAAGCCCCTCAAGTCTTCCCGGTAACCCCAGAGCCCATTCCCTCTGGGGTCAGAAGTGCTGCAATGGTTCGGAAGGAAAAGACAGGAGGACACAGACATTGAGACTGATGGTCCAGGTCAGAGCATGTGAACCCTGATTGCCCAGAAGACCCTCAATATTATGATGctaggaaagaggaggaaagggggtggGGCAGGTCTGAGGAATGAGGCAAAATCATAGGCAGCTTTAAAGGAATCTAAAAGCAGAGAGTCATAACCCTCAGCTGACGAAACCTCCGTGCCTTGCTGTCCTCATATGCCCATTCCACAGGATTCCCAGGTCCTCTAGGCATCTACTGAACAACGTAACTCTCCATTGTCCCCAGGAGGAGCCTTGGGActctaaggggggggggggggagagtaaAAGCTGAGTTATAAGCCCAGGGACCCTCAGTGCCATCAGGCCAAGAAACATTCCCAatggaggagctggggagggttGGAGGGACTGCAAGTTGTTGGAACCATCTCTCTCATCTGAACAGGAGAGGACTGAGACGCTACCCTGTCTGTCACCTCCCCACGCCCCAGACAGGATATGGAGAATAGAGAAAGGGCCAGGGGACTCACCAGGTCCTTGGAGGTGCCGAGCCTCTTGAGGCTGTCCAGGGGCAGCAAGTCAGCCGAGTCCTTGTGCAAGAACTGGGTGGCCTGTTTGAGCCGGCGCTGCTGGCTCAGGTGGGCTCGGTCCCGAAGCGAGGCTTCCTGGCCTCTCCTGGAGTCTCCCTcatctctcctggcctcctgccCAGTGCTCATG belongs to Microtus pennsylvanicus isolate mMicPen1 chromosome 8, mMicPen1.hap1, whole genome shotgun sequence and includes:
- the Nrip2 gene encoding nuclear receptor-interacting protein 2, with product MSTGQEARRDEGDSRRGQEASLRDRAHLSQQRRLKQATQFLHKDSADLLPLDSLKRLGTSKDLQPHSVLQRRLVEGNQRRLQGESPLVQAQIPSHDSGRTSETQRPALLVNCKCQDQMLRVAVDTGMQHNQISAGCLRRLGKVPKAPGGDLAPGPPSQVEELELELGQGTVACSAKVVDVDSPEFCLGLQTLLSLKCCIDLDRGVLRLKAPFSELPFLPLYQEPGQ